Genomic window (Desulfobacterales bacterium):
CGGCTGGGGCTGGACATTGCCACCATCCGCTGCCGCGGTCTTAAGGGCGCTGGTTTTCTAGCCGGGATCCGCACCCTGATCGGACTGCCGCCAAGCATTGTTGCCGCGGCCCGGGTCCTGCTCCGGTTCAAGCCGGACCTGGTCTTCGGGGTGGGCGGTTATGTCACCGGACCGGTGGTGCTGGCGGCCCGGCTGCTGGGGATTCCGGCCTGCATCCATGAACAGAATTCGATCCCCGGCCTTGCCAACCGGATGCTCGGCCGGATCGTTAAAAAAATATTCATCTCCCTGCCCGGCAGTGAACGCTTTTTCCCGGCTGCCAGGACCGTGCTTACCGGCAACCCGGTCCGCCGGGAGATCCTGGCCGCGGCTGAAAAATCCGCCACCGGTCCGGTGACAGACGAACAGACGAACAACACCCTCCTGGTCCTGGGCGGCAGCAAGGGGGCGCACCGGGTCAACACCCTGGTACTCGAGGCCCTGGCCGGCCTGATCGATGAGTTACCCGGAAATTTTAATCTCATCCACCAGACCGGGGCCGATGATTATGAGATGGTGGTCAAGGGCTATGGACAGTTGGGGATCAAGGCCCGGGTGGCACCCTTTTTCCAGGACATGGCCGGAATATACTCCCTGGCCGATGTGGTAATCTCCCGGGCCGGGGCCACCACCCTGGCCGAGTTGATGGTGATGCGCAAGCCAACGATCCTGATCCCCTATCCCTTTGCCGCGGACAACCATCAGGAGGAAAACGGCCGCCTGGTCGTGGAAAACAAGGGCGCCAGGATGTTCCGGGAACAGGAGTTGAGCGGCGCCATCCTGGGACATGAACTGCTGACCCTGATCAGGGATTCCGGACTGCGGAGTCAACTGGCCGCAAATATCGGCCAACTGGCCCAGACCCGGGCAACCGAAAAAATCCTGGATGCATGCCTGGCCCTGGTGTAAACAACCGCGGGAAGATAATGTACAAAAAAAGCAAAAAAATTCATTTCGTCGGTATCGGCGGCATCGGCATGAGCGGCATCGCCGAGGTGCTCCTCAACCTCGGCTACCAGGTAAGCGGCTCTGACATCAGGCTGAGCCCGATCACCGAGCGGCTCCGCCGGCTTGGCGGCCTGATCAGGATCGGCCATGCGGCGAAAAATTTCCAGGACGCCGACGTGGTGGTCTATTCCTCGGCAATCAAGGAGGACAACCCGGAAATCGTCGCGGCCCGCGCCGCCCATGTGCCGGTGATCCCCCGGGCCGAGATGCTGGCCGAGCTGATGCGGCTGAAGAAGTTCGGGATCGCGGTGGCCGGCAGCCACGGCAAGACCACCACCACCTCGATGGCGGGCTGGGTCATGGCCCATGCCGGCCTGGACCCCACGGTGATCATCGGCGGCCAGGTCAACATCCTGGGCGGCAGCAACGCCAAGCTCGGCCAGGGCGAATTTCTGGTGGCCGAGGCCGATGAGTCGGACGGCTCTTTTTTGAAACTCTCGCCGGTACTGGAGGTGGTCACCAATATCGATCTGGAACACCTGGACCATTACCGGGACCTGGATCAGATCAAGTCCATCTTTCTGGAGTTCATCGACAAGATCCCCTTTTACGGCGCGGCAATCCTCTGCCTTGACGATCCCCATGTCGCCTCGATCCTGCCCCGGATCGGCAAACGGATCATCACCTACGGCATGACCGGCCAGGCGGATATCCATGGCCGCGATCTCAGCACCGCAGGACTTAGTACCAGCTTCGAGGTCTGTCGCCGGGAAGAGCGCCTGGGGCGTATCACCCTGGCCATGGCCGGGACCCATAACGTGTATAACGCCCTGGCCGCCGTGACCCTGGGGCTGGAGCTGGATATTCCCTTTGCCACCATTGCCGAGGCCCTGACCGCCTTCTCCGGGGTGCAACGGCGGCAACAGATCAAGGGCGAGAGCAGGGGAATCCTGGTGGTCGATGATTACGGCCACCATCCCACCGAGATCCGGGCGACCCTGACCGCCCTGGGCGAGGCCTGGCCGGAGCGACGGCTGCTGGTGCTGTTCCAGCCCCATCGCTACAGCCGGACCCAGGCCCTGGCCGAGGAGTTTGCCACTGCCTTTCACCGGGCGGATATCCTCCTGCTCACCGAGATCTACGCTGCTGGCGAACAACCCATCCCCGGGGTCAGCGGGGCCGCCCTGCTGGCGGACATCAGGAAACATGGTCAGCGCCGGGCCTATCTTGCCGAAACAACGGAATCGCTGATCGAGCAGACCCTGGCCCTGGCCCGGCCGGGTGATGTGATCCTTACCCTGGGGGCCGGCAACATCTGGCGGGTCGGCGAACAATTGCTTAAAACGCTTACCAAAAAGAACTGAAAGGATTGAGAGTGACGGAGTTGCAGGCACATGCCGGGGAATTGACCCGAATCTGGGACGGCGCCATCCATTGGCACTGCCCCATGGCCCGCTTTTCCACCTTCCGGGTGGGCGGCCCGGCCGAGGCGGTGCTGATCGCCGAATCCAGGGCAGGGCTGATCCGGACGATCCCCTGGCTGAATCAAAAAAATATCCCCTGGCAGGTGATCGGCCGGGGCAGCAATATCCTGGTGCCGGACCAGGGGCTGGCCGGGGCGGTGATCATCCTCGGCGGCGAGCTGGCCATGGTGACCGCAAAACCCGCCGGCCGGCCGGCGATCCGGGCCGGGGCCGGGGCATCCCTGGCCAGTCTGGTCCGGCAGGCCGCTGATTCCGGGCTCTGCGGCCTGGAATTCCTGGTGGGCATCCCGGGCAGTGTCGGCGGGGCACTGGTCATGAATGCCGGGGCCTGGGGGGATGAAATCGGGCCCCTGGTCCAATCGCTGACCTTCCTTGACCGGAGCGGAACAGCACGGATAATAACGCGGCCGGAACTTAATTTTTCCTACCGCCGCTGGGATGACCGCCAGGGCAAGCTGGTACTTGATTGCGATCTGGATCTCCGGCCCGGCAACTGCGAGGAGATCATGGCCCGCGGCCGGGAATACCTGGGGCGCCGAAAGGCGACACAGCCCTGCCATCAGGCCAGCGCCGGCTCTTTTTTCAAGAACCCCGAGGGCGATGCCGCCGGCAGGTTGATTGAGGCGGCCGGGCTCAAGGGATATGCAATCGGCGGGGCCATGGTCTCAAGGGAACACGCCAACTTCATCGTCAATACCGGGACAGCCACGGCCGGGGAGATCATCGCCCTGATGCAGGAGGTCCGGTCCCGGGTTCTGGACCGGTTCGGGATAACCCTGGAGCCGGAGGTACGGATCCTGGACAACCAGGCATAAGGAGCATTGATGCGCAGTATCACCTGTGCCGACAAAATGCAGCACCTGCGACGGAACCGGAACCGGTCCCAACGCTGGTTTCCGGTTGTGAACGGCCGCACCCTGGCCAAGGGCGCCGGGATGGCCGGGCTGGTCATCCTGCTCTGGCTGGGCGCAAACCTTGCCCATCAATGGATGTGCAGCTGGGATTTCTTCCGGATCACCACCATTGAGGTCAACGGCTGCAACAGAACAACCGAGCAGGAAATCAAGGCCAAAAGCGGGGTGGATGTCCACTCCAACCTGATGGCCCTGAAACCGGCGCTGGTGGAAGAGGCCCTGGCCCAGCATCCCTGGATCGACCAGGTCAAGATCAGCCGCGACTGGCCGAACCGGCTGCTGATCACGATCAAGGAAAAAGAGGTGGCCGCGATTATCAACCGCCGGGACGGACTCTTTTATATCGATCGCCGGGGCCGGGCCTTCTGGCCGGCTGCCGCTGCCAATGATCTCGATTTCCCGGTAATGACCGGCAATTTCAACGCACCCGGCCCGATCCCGGCGACCCGGCTCAAGCAAGCGCTCCATTTTCTGGAACTGGCGC
Coding sequences:
- the murG gene encoding undecaprenyldiphospho-muramoylpentapeptide beta-N-acetylglucosaminyltransferase, giving the protein MADTPTYRIVITGGGTGGHLFPGIALGQALLRTYPGSSVLFVSTARSIDRTTMDRLGLDIATIRCRGLKGAGFLAGIRTLIGLPPSIVAAARVLLRFKPDLVFGVGGYVTGPVVLAARLLGIPACIHEQNSIPGLANRMLGRIVKKIFISLPGSERFFPAARTVLTGNPVRREILAAAEKSATGPVTDEQTNNTLLVLGGSKGAHRVNTLVLEALAGLIDELPGNFNLIHQTGADDYEMVVKGYGQLGIKARVAPFFQDMAGIYSLADVVISRAGATTLAELMVMRKPTILIPYPFAADNHQEENGRLVVENKGARMFREQELSGAILGHELLTLIRDSGLRSQLAANIGQLAQTRATEKILDACLALV
- the murC gene encoding UDP-N-acetylmuramate--L-alanine ligase, with translation MYKKSKKIHFVGIGGIGMSGIAEVLLNLGYQVSGSDIRLSPITERLRRLGGLIRIGHAAKNFQDADVVVYSSAIKEDNPEIVAARAAHVPVIPRAEMLAELMRLKKFGIAVAGSHGKTTTTSMAGWVMAHAGLDPTVIIGGQVNILGGSNAKLGQGEFLVAEADESDGSFLKLSPVLEVVTNIDLEHLDHYRDLDQIKSIFLEFIDKIPFYGAAILCLDDPHVASILPRIGKRIITYGMTGQADIHGRDLSTAGLSTSFEVCRREERLGRITLAMAGTHNVYNALAAVTLGLELDIPFATIAEALTAFSGVQRRQQIKGESRGILVVDDYGHHPTEIRATLTALGEAWPERRLLVLFQPHRYSRTQALAEEFATAFHRADILLLTEIYAAGEQPIPGVSGAALLADIRKHGQRRAYLAETTESLIEQTLALARPGDVILTLGAGNIWRVGEQLLKTLTKKN
- the murB gene encoding UDP-N-acetylmuramate dehydrogenase, with amino-acid sequence MTELQAHAGELTRIWDGAIHWHCPMARFSTFRVGGPAEAVLIAESRAGLIRTIPWLNQKNIPWQVIGRGSNILVPDQGLAGAVIILGGELAMVTAKPAGRPAIRAGAGASLASLVRQAADSGLCGLEFLVGIPGSVGGALVMNAGAWGDEIGPLVQSLTFLDRSGTARIITRPELNFSYRRWDDRQGKLVLDCDLDLRPGNCEEIMARGREYLGRRKATQPCHQASAGSFFKNPEGDAAGRLIEAAGLKGYAIGGAMVSREHANFIVNTGTATAGEIIALMQEVRSRVLDRFGITLEPEVRILDNQA
- a CDS encoding FtsQ-type POTRA domain-containing protein, which encodes MRSITCADKMQHLRRNRNRSQRWFPVVNGRTLAKGAGMAGLVILLWLGANLAHQWMCSWDFFRITTIEVNGCNRTTEQEIKAKSGVDVHSNLMALKPALVEEALAQHPWIDQVKISRDWPNRLLITIKEKEVAAIINRRDGLFYIDRRGRAFWPAAAANDLDFPVMTGNFNAPGPIPATRLKQALHFLELARRSSNSFLQEQNISEIHLSEQNELVLFLLGRPFPIYLGHGGIKQEYSRLLSLLKQLYRSKEFASTAFIDMGYMPDKALVGKNNGNKKQG